CATGGATGGTCAGGCTGAGATTCTCCGCACTGGCTCCCATCTCGATGGCCAGCACCGCTTCGGCAATCAGGCTGGATTCATCCAGGTCATTGCCGACAAGGAGTCCAAACAGCTCCTGGGTGTGCAGATTGTGGGTCCGGAAGCATCCAGCCTGATTGCCGAAGCGGTGCTGGCCATCGAGATGGGAGCCAGTGCGGAGAATCTCAGCCTGACCATCCATGCCCACCCGACCCTGCCCGAAGCGCTCATGGAAGCGGCGGAGGGCGTGTTGGGTCACGCGATTCACATGGTCAACAAGTGACGTTCGGCATTCAAACGGAAATGGTCGCGTTTCAACGTCCCGGACACCGGGAGACTGCCAGCGGCGATCAACCGGTGTCCGGGTTTTTTTCATTCAACGCAGGAGTCAAAAAAACGGCTATCGCAAAGAGGGGTGAATGGAAGTCTCAATTCAAATCGAAGTGCGTTCGAACGGAGACCGACGTGATGGGCCATGATGCCAAGTATCCGGAGTATTGGAATGGGGATGTGAAGAATGGCACAACGGCGCCCAATTGCCGTTTGGCTCCTCTTGACTTCACCCTGCACCTGATCTCCGGCCCAGCTGAAATCATTCTTTGTCCTCACCGATCTTCGTATCCGTACAATAATCCCCAGCTGAAAAAGTAATCTTGATGCACAATGTTACAAAAAAAAGCCCCACTCATCATCAGTGGGGAAGCACAGGTACAAGCATCCATGTCACAAGCCGGCCGATTGCTGTAACCGTTTGGCGATTTCCATAAAGTCTTCTTTGGAAATACCGGGAGCAAATTCTTCGGGTACTTCTTCCAGATCAGGAATCGGTCCCCCTTCCGGTGTACCTTCAATCACTTCCAATGGTTTTCCATCGAGGGGGTGTTTGCCCTTCCAGATCATCGCAATATCTTTGTAATCCTGATCACTGAAGGTATATAAACGAAGATGGACCCCTTGTTCTTCAAACTTTCGTGCCGTTTCAAACTTCCGGTTATCCAAATTGGGGATAGGCAGCATCTTGGTTACATCCACGCCAGTGACAATGTCAATGGCTTTGGCATAAGCGGTAATATGCACGCCTCCCCGAACAAGCAGATAACCGATCATCTCTCGCACCACCGGATGGTCCGTCATCTCATATACTCGCATTTTGTGTGTACGAGCACCACACTCAAGAAAGAAATTGTGCAGCAAATCCAGCAGGAGGTTGCCGCTGTTGAATACATAATCTCCACTCCAAGCCTTTCCCATCGAATCCCCTGGAAGTGCCGTTTGGGCATTGGCAATAAAGTGATAAGTGTTACGTTTATCAACTGCGTTACGCAGGGGCGTACTATCCGGATCACCAGGGACAGTGGACCCGGTCAGCAACAGGTTGATCGTATTGGAAACCAGCTCCACATGGCCGACTTCCTCCGCCGTAATACTTGCAATCAAATCATAAAAAGGTTTTAACTTTTTCTTTTGCCTGAAGTTGAAGGATTGAAACAAGTAGTTATTCAGCGTGGACATTTCTCCGAACCGTCCCCCTAACAATTCCTGCACTGCTGCGGCAGCGTTCGGATCAGGATGGTCCGGAACGGGCAACTCAATCTGCAGCTTGTTAATGCGTTTAAACATAGACATCCCTCCTGACATCATGGAAAGTAAGGATTTTGGATCCACTAATGATGACAGGGAAGATACGGTCATGCCAAAGTATCAGATTTGAGATGACACTGTGAGGGTTAACAGTCTTCAAGAGATAAACAGGAGTTTGCGGCAAAACCCCAATGATCTGCTGCATGCAAATAAAGAATGACGAGTGATGTGGTAGAAAACATATCCTCTCTTAGAAGTAGACGGAATTCTAGTTTTATTTTATTTCTGTATTTGAAATATAATCAAAATTCGTATAAGGCAAAAAACTGTTGAAAGAAGAAACAATACAGGGGAAGCACCGGGAATAATCTACTATTCTTACATTTTCTCCGTCTATTACTACCTTTCACCTTTCAAAGACCTCGACAATTTCAGGACCTGAAAGATTGGAGAGGAATGAGAGAAAAGAAAGTCATGGTTCATTTGAACGATCCGGCAAGGGGAGTTGCGTAAACGATCGAAATCAAAAAAAGGAGAAGGATCTGTTCCCTCTCCCTGTTTGATCTACTCCAATACCAAAATCGCATGCGGATGTTGCCTCAAGTACTCTTCTTTCCAAGGAATCTCCACTCGGCTCCAAGTCTTCCCCCGATCGACCGACCGATAAACCCCCTTATTATTCAGTGCGTAAAATTCATGTGGCTCCTGTTGGGTTGCATCCAACATCGAAATGATGGTTCCCTCTGCCGGAGGCAATCCGTCGGAAACTCTCTCCCAGGGAGAATCCCCTTCTTTGCGGTAAATGTACGAGATGGGACGATGACTGTGATGAGCTTCAAATGGTCCAGGAGAAGCTGAAACGAGAACCACATCAGGATCTCGGGCATCAACCGCCATTCCATATAAATAATGATGCTCCAGCCCCTCTCCTGCAGCCGTCCATGTGTTTCCGCCGTCCCTGCTCTCCATATATCCGCGGCCGGGTGTACGAACCCCATCCCCGCATGCGGCATACAAACGGTCAGCTGCACGGGGGTGCATGAGCAAGGTATGGGCATCTAAAGGACCGCCAAATTTCTTGTCTTCCCACGTTTCTCCGTTATCGAGTGTACGAATGACCGCTCCTGCTTCAATCGATACAAACATGCGATTTTTTTGGTTGGGATCCGGTGTAATCCAGCGAATGTGACTCGTATGCGGACGGGGTGGAAACGCCCAAGTCGGCGTGGACGGCAACAAACGAATCTCCTTGTATTCATTCCATGTTTTTCCCCCATCGGTTGAATAAAACAAGGCGCTGGGTTCGGTTCCTGCGTAGACAACACCATAGTCACCGCTTTTTTGCGTTGGACTTACCGCCACCGCTGTTATGGCAGCATGATGAATGCCTTCCCCTCTAAATGGCTCGAAATAATTCCCTATATCCCCTGTCGGTCTCCATGAATCACCATCATCATCACTTAACCATAACCCGCGTCCAAACGTTCCGCAATATAAGCGACCAGGATGAAACGGATCTGAAGCGATAGAAGTTGGCTGCATTCCTTGAAAATGGTATTGTACCTTTTTACCATCCCATATAACAAGTTCCCGTTCCATACACAGAAATAATCTTCTCATGGTATCCCTCCACTAAGCGCAATGGTATACTGATTTTTACCCTTTGACCAATCAAATGAATTCTCCTTTTTTTGTGCAAAGATTACTTACATTTTCACAATGGGGTGACTACCGTACCACGTAAGGCTTTTGCGTCACTTTTTCAGGCCATATTCACTCTGACTTTGGGTTGATATGGATGGCGCAAGCGACACAAAAGACACCTTTCACGACGGTCTTGGTGAACAGTCAACCTTACGTTGCAGAAACGATACCGCTTGAAACGGCGAAATGATTTCCGGCGCGTGTTTCGCGCGGGAATGTCGGTGGCCAACCGACAGTTTGTCCTGTATGTATACGACCGCGGCAACGACGAACCGGTGCGCGTGGGTGTGTCGGTCAGTCGCAAGGTGGGAAACGCGGTGACGCGCAAATACATTCTTTTTCATTTGCAACATCTTCTGTGGCGATATCACTTCCGGCATGATAAAAATCCTCTTGTTACCTGGACAGTTTTTCATAATATATGATTAGATGGAGTAAAGGCAGCGAAGCTCAAATTCGGCGCCATTCACCTAATAAATAGATGACCCAAGTTGTTCCTGACCCAAGCTGTTGGCCAGGTGGTTGGAGAGATTGTTAAACCGGAGTCTGAAAATCAAGGGGGAGAAATGAAACAGCCATTGTTTCATACTGAGGCATTCAATCTGATGGGAATCCAACCTGTATACTCACTTGAACGTTTAAAATTAATCGCGGAAAAAGAAAGAGAGATGAACAGAAGATTTCCTCCGTCTTTAAGGGAGCTTTACGCAGTAGAGGGAGTTGAAGAATGGTTTGGAAGTCGAAACGCGGACAAATTGGTTCCTCTTCAACGTTTAGAACTGGAAACGCGGGAATATTGGGAACATGAATTGGGATTGAGATTCCTGAATATTCCCTCAAACATGCAAGCCAGTGAAGGAATCTACTTTTTTATTGAATGCCAGGGATGTTGGTCATGGTGGATATTGTTAAATGGAGCGGAAGATCCACCCGTGATCGTCGAATCACTTTTTGATGAAGCACAAATCCTTGCGTGCGACAAGCTAAGTGACTTTATCTTGGCCTGCGCATGGGATCTGTCAATCATGGATAGTCCCTCTTTTCAAACTGGACGCTACGAGTCTGAACAAGCGTTTCTTCGCTTATTACGAAACCGGTGTGTAGAGAAACCAACCACCCGTCTCGCTTCCACCGTTCATCGATACCGATTCAGGTATAAGGATTGCCGTCTCTTTCTTTTTGAAGAGACCTGCCAAATTTTTATTGCCGCAGAAAATGAGGAGTCGAAAAATGAATGGATGACAATGGTCAAGCCTTTTGTAATATGGGATACTTAGAAATTGACACTCCACACGGCTAAAGCCGTGGATTCTTGGGTAATGCCTTCTGCCGAAGCGAAATGGACCAAGCTTGGCGTTTGGCGTAGGTCCGGCGAAGCGAAAGGCGCTTTATGAAGTAGCGAAACTTATCAAAATCACCGAAAATGAGCAATTTGTATACTTGGAGCCACGTTTGAGATGCAAGGTTAAATACCGCGGATTCATGCGCCCGCCAGTGTTCCAACACTTCATTTTCCAAGCCGGGGATACCCCTTTTTCTCATCGTTTACCGGCCCCCATATGGGGGCCTTCTCAATGTGCCTGCTGTTGTTGGTTGGCATGTTGACGAAGCACGTACTTCATCACTTTCCCCATGCTGTTTTTCGGGCGGAGGTATAGATGATCACGGCGGGATCTTCCCCGATCACATCCACCTGCGGCTCTTCATCGGGATATCCTTTCACCAACTCCTCCAAAAAGGAATCGTCTTCTTCTATATCCATGCGAATTTCCTGCTGAAGGAAAGGAAGCGTTCCCAACAAAGGCGCAACCTGATCAAATTCTCCGTCGTAAAACAGAACTTTGGGGGTGCAGTCTTCCAATATGTAACGAATGCCATCCGTTTTGAGCCGCCAGTTGATCGGTACCGTTACGGCGCCGATTTTCGCCGCAGCCATATAGATAATCGGAAAATAATGACTGTTTTTGCAAATAAGTGCAACCCGATCCCCTTTTTGCACTTGCAATTGGAGCAGGTAATGGGCCAACTTGTTCACGATCCCATTGTATTCCCGGTACGTCATCCGTTTTGTCGGCGACACCACCGCTTCCACATCCGGTGACAACCGCGCCCGATGGGGAAGCAGCTCTCCAATGACGCTTACAGACATAGGAACCTAACCTCCTCATTTATAATCAGAACATTTTCAACTTTCGATTATATGATAGTATATTGATACCTGATACCTGATTGTAAACTGTTTGGCTTGTGATTTGAAATTTTTTATTATCCCCTTGACCGGGTAAGCGTAAAAGAATGGTCGGCCCGTTTCGATCTGTAAAAAAAAAAGCCGGGGTTTACCCCGGTTTAATGGCATTCAGACTCTTGAGACCGCCCTTCCCGAAAGTAAGTAAAGGGTTTTTCTTAGTGTGACTTGCCCCAACGACTGAAGCACCAGAGGTTCTCCCTTTGGTCGACGTGGGATTCTCGCTTCAGTAAACGAGGTTGGCCATCCAGGTCGTTAAAGTCAAACCAAAGTACACCAACCAACGATGCTCTGATTGTGGTGGTCATATCTCAAACGAAAATCGGCCGAGCCATCTGAATTTTGTTGTAGGGTTTGCGGATATGAAACCCTGGCGGACTGCAATGCGGCTCGGAACTTAGCCACGAAGTATATTGATCAGATCATCAAACAAACCATTGGCAAAGAAGAATCAACTTGATTAAAATAATAATCGGAACATAAACAGGGGCGATTCAGCGTCTGAAAGTCGAAACGGGTTCTCATCGGAGAAACCACTCGATAAGGTATGGCTGCTACGGCAGGCAGGAAACTCCTTGCCCGAAACCCGCATGGACTGACCACATTGGCTTCTGTCGATCTCCAGTGCGGTTTAAAGCGTTGGGATCGACGACCAGTTCATATGATAGACTTCCTTTTTGAAAGCAGTTGTGAGTAGAAACGCAACAAAAAGGAGGATTTTTTGTTTTTTCAGGGTGTTTGTGTTCTATCTATGTGGTTAGTGAAGACAGAATCCTGTGGAAGCTGGCGTGATGGTACTTAAGAACGATTGCTGGACGTGTACAAACGAAATCTGATGCGATCGGTGAAATCGAGTGGACCGTACAGTAATCCGTGCTCATCAACATGCCCGTGTGTTCCCAAAACCCAGTTGTGCTTTGGCTTAGCGTTAGTGTATGCTGTTTATCTCGTTGTGCATTTTAGAATTATTTCGACACCTTCACCTATTGTTATTGTTGTTGATAATAACATTTTACTCCTGTTTCAGGTTCTTCAGAGAACTCTTGCATAATTAATGTATCCCCATCTATCTCATAGGAAAGTGTGCCTTGATCCTCAAAGTTTGTCTTCCAGAAAAATCTGTTATCATCCAAAATTCGATATTCTGCATTATAAGTTTTACCATTTCGCTGAAATAACATCGTTGAATCGTCAAGCACCTCTAATGAGTCTACACATTTAGCATATTCATCGGTTGATTTCTGAAAAACCCATTTACCTACCAAATCGTTAGAACCAGTACATCCTACAATAAATAAGAAAACAAGCAATAAGGGAAAAAAAGATTTCATTTTTTCACTCCTATTCACTTTAAAAGTCCGACTAGTCGGTATTTATATATTATATTATTCTTTGTGTTAAATCAACTAGTTTATTGTGTAGTGGGAGGGATTTATCATCAATGAAAAAAAACGAAATGTCTGAGCGCACTGTTAAAAAGCTAATGGATTCAGGAATTGCTCTCTTCGCCCAATATGGATATAGCAACACAAGTATTGATCAGATTGTAAAAAAAGCAGAATTGTCTAAAGGAGCTTTCTACGCTCATTTCTCTACAAAGGAAGACTTCTTGATGAAGATCCTTCAGGACGGAATTAACTTTTACTTTGAGGATCTAAAAAGCATCTTGGACAGAAAAGATCGAAGCCTTATTGATGATTTCATTAAATTCTCCGCTGATATGATACATAAAACGCATTCTCAAGGTTTTTCTGCCGTACTATTGCATTCTGCCATGACTTGTCATTACTTACCCCAAGTGCAACAAGAGTTAAGTAAACAGATGGAAGAATGGCGAAACGATCTTACCCAGTACTTTGAGTTAGTGAAAAAAGAAGGGTTAATTGGTAGTCCACTTGATGCAAGAACGTTAGCGACTGCAGCAATGGCTTTATTTAATGGTTATAACATGCAGCATTACATTGATGATCGGATTGATATTAGTGAGATAATAAGCGTATTTAATGAGCTGTTACAAATTCAATCTCCAAAATAACGGCGTAGAAATCTGCTCTTGGCTCGTAGAGCCGTTCCAAACCGGGATCGGCTCCCGAGGGACTTGGCCGTCATATTCAACAAGGACTATGACTGGGTAGCTCGGTTATAGTCCTTGTTTGTGCACATAGACAACCGGGCTTTAAGTGAACAGAACTTCGCCACCCAGATGACGATCACGCAATTGTGGAGATTTGCTCCGGTTGGGCTGCTCATCTTGGGGTTCGCTGTGTATGGAGTGTATCGCCTTATTTCTTAAAACCCGTTATGACTCCTACTTAAAGGTGCCGGTTTCCGGCGCCTTTTTCAATCGTAGATCTTTTAACTTCATGACTGCTTTCGTCAGTCGGAACGTTTCTCCTGTTTTCGAGGATGAATTCAAAGATAGTCTACTGACAGAACGGAGATCAGCTGCAAGAATTTCTCCTCTCCGTCGAAGGTCTCGAACGGAAATCCGGGATGCTCTTCCTTTTCTTCGACCAATTAGGGATTGAGTCGCGTTCGCCTTCCAAGCGGACTCGCGTCTGATTCAACCGCTGTCAGCAGTTTCCCTCCAAGCATTGAGCAGTCGTTTTCTTGCTTTATACAGAAATGAAACTGGTCCCTCACTGTCAGAGACCAGTATGATATCGAATTCGCGATGAAATCGGATGAAAAGAGGACAAAATTCAGCTCGTCTTTCCCGTCCTGGTATCCGGTCAATGTCCCGCCTTCTTTCTTTCCTCCCGGCGGACGATCTCATGCACGATGAACGACGCCACATCAGGAGCGAGCGTACCCGGCCCGAATCCTGCGTCGTAACCCAATTCGAGTGCCAACTCATGATGGATGCGCGGCCCGCCGCAGATGAGGATCAACCGGTCGCGCAACCCTTCTGCCTCCACCAGTTCCACCAATTCGGTCAAGTTGGTGATGTGGACTCCTTTTTGCGTCACCACCTGGGAAACGAGCAGCGCATCAGCGTTCAGCTCGATCGCTTTGGCCACCATCTCCTCGTTGGGCACCTGGGAACCCAGGTTATACGCGTCGATTTCGGGATAGCGCTCCAAACCATACTCCCCATTGTAGCCCTTCATATTCATGATGGCGTCGATGCCAACCGTGTGGGCGTCCGTGCCGGTACAGGCACCGATCACCACTACTTTTCGCCCGATGCGCTCCCGGATGAAGCGGTTGATCTCGTAGAAGTCCATCTTCCCGGACTCCACCTTGGGAACCCGGATGTTTTGGTAATCAACGGAGTGTATACATTTGCCGTAGACGATGAAAAAGGTGTATCCCTCACCGAGATCGGCCATGTGATAGACTTGCGGTTCCTCCATCCCCATCTTGACCACCAGTTGTCGGGCCGCCTCGCGCGCCTCATCCCCGTAGGGAACGGGAAGGGAAAAACTGAGTTGGACGACCCCGTCATTCAGCGTGTCCCCGTAGGGCTTCACCCTCGTGAAGTCGATCGCCATCGCTCTCTCCTCCCCTGTTCGGAAGACCCAGTCGCTGTCTGAGTTCAGTTTCAAACGGATTGAAGTAGTCCTCTCCCTTTTCCAACACACCGGACAGTCCCCGTCCGCCATGGAGCGGTCGTCTCACATCGGCGAACATCCCGCGTTCAATGGCGGTAAACAGCCCGATCCGGCGTACTTCCTCCAGCATGGCGACTGCTTTGCCCAAGACCTCCTGTGCGCGCCGCTCAATCCGCCCACCCGGTCGGAACAGGATTTCCTCTCCCAGATGCCGCGCGTTGTTGAAAATGTATTGGGCGTTTTCGATCGCCAGTTTGCGGTCGTGAATATGCGGCGTATGCATCGCTTCCGTCATCATGCCCAAAAGTTGCACGCCCTGTCCCGTCAAGATGCTGACCAGGTTGAACATGGCATCTTGGATGTGGCCTTTGAAAATGTTGCCGGTCATGTGTTTGGTCGGCGGCATGTATTTGAGCGGGGCATCGGGGAATATCTGCCGGGCCATCTGGGCCTGGGCGATCTCCATCAAGAGTCCGTCTTCGATGTCGGGGTTTATCTCAAAGGCGTGCCCCAATCCCATTTGCTGCGGCCGAAGACCGGAGAGAAGCGCCAGTTGTTCGTTGATAAACTGGGAAGCCAACACAGTGTGAGCGGCTTCCACCGCGTCCGCCGTGGTCAGATAGTTGTCCTCCCCGGTATTGATCATGATACCGGCGTAGGCGTTGATCATCCGGGAGAAAGACTGGTCGATCAGGGTGCGCTGCATGTTGATATCGCGGAAGAGAATCCCGTACAAGGCATCGTTCAACATGACGTCCAGCCGCTCCAGCGCCCCCATCGCGGCGATCTCCGGCATGCACAATCCGGAGCAGTAGTTGCACAGGCGGATGTAGCGGCCCACTTCCTCTCCGACCTCATCCAGCGCCCACCGCATGATACGGAAGTTTTCCTGCGTGGCGTAGGTACCGCCGTAACCCTCACGGGTCGCACCGTAAGGAACATAGTCGATCAGGCTTTGGCCGGTACTGCGAATCACGGCGATGATGTCCGCTCCCTGACGTGCCGCCGCCTTGCCCTGTACCACATCCTCGTAGATATCACCCGTGGCGACGATCAGATACAGGTACGGCCTCGGTCCCTCCCCCAAACGGGCGATCAGTTCATCGCGCTGTTTCCGGTTGGCTTCAATTTTGTCCAAGCCGACGCGAGCCAACTCCGTCCCTTTCCGCCGGATTTCCGTCCGGTCCCGCAGGGGAATCCGGGTGAGGTCCAGCGTACCGGCCGCTACTTGTTCGGCGATCTCCTGCGGGTTCAGGCCGAGCGCGAGCATGGCGTTGATCACCCACATGGCCGCCCCCCGTTTCAACTGCCCCCGATCCTTCAGATGGTCCACCACCACATTGGGCAAAGGAACCCCCTCAGCATCCACGCCGTCGATGCCCATCAACCGCAACACTGTCCGCTCTACCGCCACCGTCGTACGCGATGCCACAAAACGGTCCACTTT
This genomic window from Polycladomyces zharkentensis contains:
- a CDS encoding zinc ribbon domain-containing protein, producing MAIQVVKVKPKYTNQRCSDCGGHISNENRPSHLNFVVGFADMKPWRTAMRLGT
- a CDS encoding lysine 5,6-aminomutase subunit alpha → MEAKLRLDPDQINRARQAAADIAAKVDRFVASRTTVAVERTVLRLMGIDGVDAEGVPLPNVVVDHLKDRGQLKRGAAMWVINAMLALGLNPQEIAEQVAAGTLDLTRIPLRDRTEIRRKGTELARVGLDKIEANRKQRDELIARLGEGPRPYLYLIVATGDIYEDVVQGKAAARQGADIIAVIRSTGQSLIDYVPYGATREGYGGTYATQENFRIMRWALDEVGEEVGRYIRLCNYCSGLCMPEIAAMGALERLDVMLNDALYGILFRDINMQRTLIDQSFSRMINAYAGIMINTGEDNYLTTADAVEAAHTVLASQFINEQLALLSGLRPQQMGLGHAFEINPDIEDGLLMEIAQAQMARQIFPDAPLKYMPPTKHMTGNIFKGHIQDAMFNLVSILTGQGVQLLGMMTEAMHTPHIHDRKLAIENAQYIFNNARHLGEEILFRPGGRIERRAQEVLGKAVAMLEEVRRIGLFTAIERGMFADVRRPLHGGRGLSGVLEKGEDYFNPFETELRQRLGLPNRGGESDGDRLHEGEALRGHAE
- a CDS encoding WD40/YVTN/BNR-like repeat-containing protein, which encodes MRRLFLCMERELVIWDGKKVQYHFQGMQPTSIASDPFHPGRLYCGTFGRGLWLSDDDGDSWRPTGDIGNYFEPFRGEGIHHAAITAVAVSPTQKSGDYGVVYAGTEPSALFYSTDGGKTWNEYKEIRLLPSTPTWAFPPRPHTSHIRWITPDPNQKNRMFVSIEAGAVIRTLDNGETWEDKKFGGPLDAHTLLMHPRAADRLYAACGDGVRTPGRGYMESRDGGNTWTAAGEGLEHHYLYGMAVDARDPDVVLVSASPGPFEAHHSHRPISYIYRKEGDSPWERVSDGLPPAEGTIISMLDATQQEPHEFYALNNKGVYRSVDRGKTWSRVEIPWKEEYLRQHPHAILVLE
- the rnpA gene encoding ribonuclease P protein component, with translation MQKRYRLKRRNDFRRVFRAGMSVANRQFVLYVYDRGNDEPVRVGVSVSRKVGNAVTRKYILFHLQHLLWRYHFRHDKNPLVTWTVFHNI
- a CDS encoding manganese catalase family protein is translated as MFKRINKLQIELPVPDHPDPNAAAAVQELLGGRFGEMSTLNNYLFQSFNFRQKKKLKPFYDLIASITAEEVGHVELVSNTINLLLTGSTVPGDPDSTPLRNAVDKRNTYHFIANAQTALPGDSMGKAWSGDYVFNSGNLLLDLLHNFFLECGARTHKMRVYEMTDHPVVREMIGYLLVRGGVHITAYAKAIDIVTGVDVTKMLPIPNLDNRKFETARKFEEQGVHLRLYTFSDQDYKDIAMIWKGKHPLDGKPLEVIEGTPEGGPIPDLEEVPEEFAPGISKEDFMEIAKRLQQSAGL
- a CDS encoding OAM dimerization domain-containing protein, which produces MAIDFTRVKPYGDTLNDGVVQLSFSLPVPYGDEAREAARQLVVKMGMEEPQVYHMADLGEGYTFFIVYGKCIHSVDYQNIRVPKVESGKMDFYEINRFIRERIGRKVVVIGACTGTDAHTVGIDAIMNMKGYNGEYGLERYPEIDAYNLGSQVPNEEMVAKAIELNADALLVSQVVTQKGVHITNLTELVELVEAEGLRDRLILICGGPRIHHELALELGYDAGFGPGTLAPDVASFIVHEIVRREERKKAGH
- a CDS encoding TetR/AcrR family transcriptional regulator, whose amino-acid sequence is MKKNEMSERTVKKLMDSGIALFAQYGYSNTSIDQIVKKAELSKGAFYAHFSTKEDFLMKILQDGINFYFEDLKSILDRKDRSLIDDFIKFSADMIHKTHSQGFSAVLLHSAMTCHYLPQVQQELSKQMEEWRNDLTQYFELVKKEGLIGSPLDARTLATAAMALFNGYNMQHYIDDRIDISEIISVFNELLQIQSPK
- a CDS encoding AMP-binding protein — its product is MSVSVIGELLPHRARLSPDVEAVVSPTKRMTYREYNGIVNKLAHYLLQLQVQKGDRVALICKNSHYFPIIYMAAAKIGAVTVPINWRLKTDGIRYILEDCTPKVLFYDGEFDQVAPLLGTLPFLQQEIRMDIEEDDSFLEELVKGYPDEEPQVDVIGEDPAVIIYTSARKTAWGK
- a CDS encoding SMI1/KNR4 family protein; protein product: MFLTQAVGQVVGEIVKPESENQGGEMKQPLFHTEAFNLMGIQPVYSLERLKLIAEKEREMNRRFPPSLRELYAVEGVEEWFGSRNADKLVPLQRLELETREYWEHELGLRFLNIPSNMQASEGIYFFIECQGCWSWWILLNGAEDPPVIVESLFDEAQILACDKLSDFILACAWDLSIMDSPSFQTGRYESEQAFLRLLRNRCVEKPTTRLASTVHRYRFRYKDCRLFLFEETCQIFIAAENEESKNEWMTMVKPFVIWDT